The Bacillota bacterium region TTAGTGAGGATGTCAGTGAGCAGCCGTAAAGAGTACTTGGAGAAGATGCATGAACGGTACTGCAAGACCGGGAGTCAATCAGCCAAGACTGCCATGATAGACGAAGTAGTGAATGTGCTTGGCTATCACAGAAAACACGCTATTCGGGTTCTCAACGGGATGCTCCCTGGCAGGCGGCCTTCGGTTAAGCGCAGAAGACAGGTCAAGTATCTTGAGTCTCTCCCTGCCATCCAGTTAGTCTGGGAAGCTTTGGACTATCCATGTGCCGAAAGACCTCATCCGGTTTTGGCAAAAACCGCTCAGATACTGGCCTCTCATGG contains the following coding sequences:
- a CDS encoding transposase encodes the protein MSVSSRKEYLEKMHERYCKTGSQSAKTAMIDEVVNVLGYHRKHAIRVLNGMLPGRRPSVKRRRQVKYLESLPAIQLVWEALDYPCAERPHPVLAKTAQILASHG